The Amycolatopsis methanolica 239 nucleotide sequence GCGCGGCTGGACTTCCCCGGCAAGCGGCTGCTGGTCGGGATCTCGTTGCTGATCGCGATGTTCCCCCAGGTGTCGCTGGTGAGCCCGCTGTTCAACATCGAACGGACGCTGGGGCTGTTCGACACGTGGGCCGGCCTGATCCTGCCGTACATCACGTTCGCGCTGCCGCTGGCGATCTACACGCTGTCCGCGTTCTTCCGCGAGATCCCGTGGGAGCTGGAGAAGGCGGCCAAGATGGACGGCGCCACGCCGGGCCAGGCGTTCCGCCGGGTCATCGCGCCACTGGCGGCGCCCGGCGTGTTCACCACCGCGATCCTGGTGTTCATCTTCTGCTGGAACGACTTCCTGTTCGCCATCTCGCTGACCTCGACCAACGCGTCGCGGACGGTGCCGGCGGCGTTGTCGTTCTTCACCGGGGCCTCGCAGTTCGAGGACCCGACCGGGACGATCTGCGCCGCCGCGGTCGTGATCACCATCCCGATCATCCTGTTCGTGTTGTTCTTCCAGCGCCGCATCGTCGCGGGGCTGACCTCCGGTGCGGTGAAGGGGTAGCGCCAATGGCTGAGATCGTGCTGGACAAGGTGAGCAAGCGCTATCCGGACGGTGCGCTCGCCGTGTCCGAAGTGGACCTGCAGGTCGCCGACGGCGAGTTCATCATCCTGGTCGGTCCGTCCGGGTGCGGGAAGTCGACCACGCTGAACATGGTGGCGGGGCTGGAGGACATCTCCTCGGGCGAGCTGCGCATCGACGGCGAGCGGATGAACGAGAAGGCGCCGAAGGACCGGGACATCGCGATGGTATTCCAGTCCTACGCGCTGTACCCGCACATGAGCGTGCGGGAGAACATGGCCTTCCCGCTGCGGCTGGCCAAGGTGGACGATGCGACGGTCAAGGCGAAGGTCGAGGAGGCCGCCGAGATCCTGGACCTGACGCAGCACCTGGACCGCAAACCGTCCAACCTGTCCGGTGGTCAGCGGCAGCGGGTGGCGATGGGACGCGCGATCGTGCGCAGCCCCAAGGCGTTCCTGATGGACGAGCCGCTGTCCAACTTGGATGCGAAGCTGCGCGGGCAGATGCGGACGTCGGTGTCGAAGTTGCAGCGCCAGCTCGGCACCACCACGTTGTACGTCACGCACGACCAGACGGAGGCCATGACGCTGGGCGACCGGGTCGTGGTGCTGCGGGCGGGGTATGTGCAGCAGATCGGTTCGCCGCAGTTCCTCTACGACCACCCGACCAACCTG carries:
- a CDS encoding carbohydrate ABC transporter permease, yielding MVMGGAVTTGRRTRWTLIDILVVVYALVPVLWILSLSLKTKDTIDDGKFIPRSWTLQNYADIFQTLDFVRALINSIGISLIATLIAVVLGMMAAYAIARLDFPGKRLLVGISLLIAMFPQVSLVSPLFNIERTLGLFDTWAGLILPYITFALPLAIYTLSAFFREIPWELEKAAKMDGATPGQAFRRVIAPLAAPGVFTTAILVFIFCWNDFLFAISLTSTNASRTVPAALSFFTGASQFEDPTGTICAAAVVITIPIILFVLFFQRRIVAGLTSGAVKG
- a CDS encoding ABC transporter ATP-binding protein translates to MAEIVLDKVSKRYPDGALAVSEVDLQVADGEFIILVGPSGCGKSTTLNMVAGLEDISSGELRIDGERMNEKAPKDRDIAMVFQSYALYPHMSVRENMAFPLRLAKVDDATVKAKVEEAAEILDLTQHLDRKPSNLSGGQRQRVAMGRAIVRSPKAFLMDEPLSNLDAKLRGQMRTSVSKLQRQLGTTTLYVTHDQTEAMTLGDRVVVLRAGYVQQIGSPQFLYDHPTNLFVAGFIGSPSMNFVPATLEEGSLKSALGTVQLPDRLRRLAEEAGAPREVIAGIRPEHFEDAGLLEESARAGGCVFSAHVDVLESMGSEKYAYFTVEGELATTSELAELAADAGADDVPGGGASITARLSPASGAREGGTLDVWFDVQKVQLFDPASGKNLTYEG